The region CTTTGCGATGGCCGTACCGGTCGTTAATCGGCTTAAAATCATCAATATCCAACATGATCACCGACAGTGGATCCGGTTGGCGCGTCTGACGACTGAGCTCCAAATTGAGGACATCGTCAATCTTGACTCGGTTAAACAGCCCCGTCAGCGGGTCGGTAACGGCCAGGCGCTGCATTTCCCGGTGCGCCTGCTCAAGCTCCAGGGTACGCTGCTCAACCATGCGTTCCAGTACGATGGACTCGGCTTCAATTTCCCTCAGCGGATAGCCTTCATCGGGCCCATGGGCGGTGGACGGTTGGGACAGGTGCTTGTGAACCACCTTCCAGTGGCCGCCATCGCGAGTCATGATCAGCGATACCCGAACCCCGAAAAAGGTGACTTTGCGTTGCCGTATTTGGGTGTGCCAGTCCATCTCGCCCATGACCAGCCCGTATTGATCGTCCAGGAGGATGGCCTTGCGCCGGTGCACGGTGAAGTGAATGGGATCGGGGACCGATTCCACTTCCCGTTGGTATAGGTGCAGCGCCGAATCCAACCCGTAAACACGCTCGTCCCGCCCTGTGCCGAAACCGGTAATGCCATCCGTTGCCAGAGCTGCGGATGCTTCTGGGTTACGACCGGTCAGGAACACCTGAAAATAATGATCAAAGGCCTCTATGAGCGATGCTTCGCTGCTGGTTATATGCCCCATCGTCCCGGTTCACTCTGTTGTTTTCACAACACCCGCTACTCCGTCAGACACAGCGAGCTTGATCGTCTAGGTTAGTTTGATTTTTGGTTTGTCGCAAGAGTATACCGCTTATGGCCGGACCGGAATCAGAAGGGTTCGCCAAAGTTGGCGCTCGGTGCCCTAAAGCCTTATGCTTGAAGCTGAACTTGTCGAATGCCGTGACTTTACAAGGAGCCACCATGGCGAATGATTCGAATTCACCATCCGAGGGACGCCCGGTCTACTTGATCGATGGCGCCCGAACGCCCTTTCTGAAAGCGCGAGGCCGGCCGGGCCCGTTCACACCGGTCGATTTGGCGGTCCAGGCCGGACGCCCCCTGCTGTTGCGCCAACCGATGGCCCCCACCGAATTTGACCAGGTGATTCTCGGTTGTGTGAATGTGATTTCCGAGGAGATGAATCCGGCGCGTGTGGCGGCGCTGCGCCTGGGCATGGGCGAGGCCATGACTGCCTTTACGGTGCAGATCAACTGCGGCTCGGGGATGCAGTCCATCGACACAGCCTACCGGACCATTCAGGGGGGCAGTGCCGATCTGATCCTCGCCGGCGGTGCGGAAGCGCTGAGCCATTCGCCATTGCTGTTACAGCAGAAAGCCGTGAACTGGCTGGCTGACTTACAACTCGCCAAAAGCCCCATGGCCAAACTGAAGGCGCTGGGACGGTTCCGCCCTTCCCTGTTCAAACCCGTGATCGGGCTCGAGCGTGGTCTCACCGATCCCATTGTAGAACTCAATATGGGGCAGACGGCGGAAGTCATCGCCCAACTGTTCGGCATTACCCGAGCCCAAGCCGATGAATACGCGGTAAGCAGTCACCTGCGCCTGGCCCAGGCCCAGCGGGAAGGCTGGCTGGACAACGAAGTGGTTCCGGCGATTTCCTCTGACGGGCGCATTTACAAAGAAGACGATGGTGTTAGGCCGGATAGTTCGGTGGAGCATCTGGCCAAACTTCGACCGGTGTTCGAACGCCCCTACGGCATCGTGACCGCGGGCAACAGCTCCCAGATCACTGACGGTGCGTCCTGGATGATTCTGGCTTCGGAAGAAGCGGTAAAGAAACACAACCTGACGCCGCGAGCGGTGATTACCGATAGCTGCTGGTCCGCCCTGGACCCAGAAATCATGGGCCTGGGCCCGGCGATGAGTATTGCGCAGTTGTTGTCACGTCACCAGTACCGGCTCGACGACATCGACCTGTGGGAGCTCAACGAAGCCTTTGCCGCGCAAGTGCTCGCCTGTCTGGCAGCGCTGGAAGATGAAACGTTTTGCCGCGAAGCGCTCAAGCTGGAGCACTGTTTCGGTCGCATTGACCGTGACAAGCTCAACATTGATGGCGGCGCGGTCGCTCTCGGGCATCCGGTGGGCACCAGCGGTAACCGCATCGTGTTGCACCTGCTCAACGCCCTTGAGCGCAAAGGTCTCAAACGTGGCATCGCCACCCAATGCATCGGTGGCGGCCAGGCCGGCGCCATGATGATCGAACGAGTTTAAGGAGAGCGCCATGACTGGTCCCGTCTATTCTGCCCTGCAAGCGCGCGCCCTGGAGCTGGGGCCCTTTGGCCACGAACCGTCCAGGGATAACCCCGGTCCCTGGCAGCACTGGCAACTCGGCCGGGATGAACAGGATGTTGCCTGGCTGTTGCTCAACAAAGCCGACTCCAGCGTCAACGTCCTTTCAGCCGATGTGCTGGAGGAGCTGGGTCAGGTGCTGGATGCCTTGCAGGACAATCCGCCCACGGGCCTGGTGCTACGCTCGGGCAAGCCGGGAAGCTTCTGCGTGGGAGCTGATATCAAGGAGTTTCGGCATCTGCACAGCGAGCAGGAAGTGAGCGAAAAGCTGACCCGCGCTCACGGGCTGGTCAAGCGACTGGTCGACCTGCCCTACCCGACGGTGGCGGTGATTCACGGCGCAGCGCTTGGCGGTGGTCTTGAGCTGGCTCTGTGTTGTGACTACCGCATAGCGGTGGCCGGCGCATCCATGGGCACACCAGAAGTGCTACTGGGCCTGCATCCGGGCCTGGGCGGCACCGGCCGGCTAGTGGATCTGATTCACCCGGTGGCCGCCATGACCATGATGCTGACCGGGAAGAATACCCGTGACCGCAAAGCCAAAGCGCAGGGCCTGGTCGATCTGGTGGTACAGGAACGGCACGTGGCCAATGCAATCAGCGCCGTCATGTCCGGGAAGGTTAAAAAACGCAAAAATACTTGGCAGGCCAGGCTGTTCCGGATTGATCCACTGCGTCGGTTTGTCGGCAAAAAAATGCGTACCCAGGCCGCCCGAAAAGCACCACCGGAACATTACCCCGCCCCCTACGCCCTGGTGGATCTGTGGGAAAAATACGGTCGCAACGGAACCGACCTCTTACGCCACGAAGTGGACTCCTTTGCCAAGCTGCTGACCAGTGACACCTCGCGCAATCTGGTGCGGGTCTTTTTCCTGCGCGAACAAATGAAGGCACTCACCTCCGTTGATCCGCAGGTGGCACCCATTCGACAAGTACACGTTATTGGTGCCGGTGCCATGGGCGGCGACATCGCCGGCTGGTGTGCCATTCAGGGGCTTCGGGTCACGCTGTTTGACACCCAGCCTGAAATGATTGCCAAGGCCATTGGCAAAACGGCGGCCCTGTGCCGCAAGAAGCGCTTCTCCAGTGCCGATACTCGGGCGGTGCTTGATC is a window of Marinimicrobium sp. C6131 DNA encoding:
- a CDS encoding diguanylate cyclase: MGHITSSEASLIEAFDHYFQVFLTGRNPEASAALATDGITGFGTGRDERVYGLDSALHLYQREVESVPDPIHFTVHRRKAILLDDQYGLVMGEMDWHTQIRQRKVTFFGVRVSLIMTRDGGHWKVVHKHLSQPSTAHGPDEGYPLREIEAESIVLERMVEQRTLELEQAHREMQRLAVTDPLTGLFNRVKIDDVLNLELSRQTRQPDPLSVIMLDIDDFKPINDRYGHRKGDEVLAQFAKILTSRSRKTDCLGRWGGEEFLIVCPNTELAAAEQLAEDLRRAIASHPFDLDQPLTASLGVAESCFGDTPETLVERADVALYTAKHQGRNRVTGAPLASG
- a CDS encoding acetyl-CoA C-acetyltransferase, translated to MANDSNSPSEGRPVYLIDGARTPFLKARGRPGPFTPVDLAVQAGRPLLLRQPMAPTEFDQVILGCVNVISEEMNPARVAALRLGMGEAMTAFTVQINCGSGMQSIDTAYRTIQGGSADLILAGGAEALSHSPLLLQQKAVNWLADLQLAKSPMAKLKALGRFRPSLFKPVIGLERGLTDPIVELNMGQTAEVIAQLFGITRAQADEYAVSSHLRLAQAQREGWLDNEVVPAISSDGRIYKEDDGVRPDSSVEHLAKLRPVFERPYGIVTAGNSSQITDGASWMILASEEAVKKHNLTPRAVITDSCWSALDPEIMGLGPAMSIAQLLSRHQYRLDDIDLWELNEAFAAQVLACLAALEDETFCREALKLEHCFGRIDRDKLNIDGGAVALGHPVGTSGNRIVLHLLNALERKGLKRGIATQCIGGGQAGAMMIERV
- a CDS encoding 3-hydroxyacyl-CoA dehydrogenase NAD-binding domain-containing protein, whose translation is MTGPVYSALQARALELGPFGHEPSRDNPGPWQHWQLGRDEQDVAWLLLNKADSSVNVLSADVLEELGQVLDALQDNPPTGLVLRSGKPGSFCVGADIKEFRHLHSEQEVSEKLTRAHGLVKRLVDLPYPTVAVIHGAALGGGLELALCCDYRIAVAGASMGTPEVLLGLHPGLGGTGRLVDLIHPVAAMTMMLTGKNTRDRKAKAQGLVDLVVQERHVANAISAVMSGKVKKRKNTWQARLFRIDPLRRFVGKKMRTQAARKAPPEHYPAPYALVDLWEKYGRNGTDLLRHEVDSFAKLLTSDTSRNLVRVFFLREQMKALTSVDPQVAPIRQVHVIGAGAMGGDIAGWCAIQGLRVTLFDTQPEMIAKAIGKTAALCRKKRFSSADTRAVLDRLIPDFHHDGIAQADLVLEAVPEKLEIKHKVFAEVEPKLKDGAILATNTSSIPLEQLQDGLKHPERMVGVHFFNPVAQMLLVEVVQHSKMNSETFERAKKFVGQISRLPTPVSSAPGFLVNRALTPYLIEAIVMLDEGHSPESIDRVALDFGMPMGPIELADQVGLDICLGVAEMLRERLDTELPETPRWFKDKVDQGKLGKKTGQGLYVWDKGKPKKRKTPPRAPEETLDRLILPMLNACMACLREGVIDNEELLDGAMIFGTGFAPFRGGPMKYAHERGFADIHQRLQQLEQLHGQRFAPDAGWTSEAASSDAET